The Rhopalosiphum maidis isolate BTI-1 chromosome 2, ASM367621v3, whole genome shotgun sequence genome segment attttggaactcaattaatcaaatattccTATTTTTGGTACTTTCCTGTTTACGAGACTACTATGATTTTTGACAATATCACAATCCTGTTATTTATGACTACCAAAATGGtacttttttgttatacaatactatagttattttcGTGACTACCTCTTTTATCACGACTACCACAATTAGCTATACGATATCCACGTGCTGCATTCTAGTATAGCAATtcacaattgttttattatctattatattattatatatatacagggtgattcaaaATTTATGTTACAGCCATTTTCACATCGATATTCAAAATAGAGAACAATTTATGACACAAAAGTTTTTTTgatgtaaaaaaatctaaaattattatattattttttatatataattcgtaAATGTGgccatcattattttttattttatttgtggatttaccattttttaccactattatttttgtattataattattattttattgtttttagtgaCCGTACGCCACATATGTAGCGTGTTGTGTAATACATTACAAATGATTACTGGGTATTTAAttcctttatatatatataattagaataaGAATATAGCCATCCCAATAATACctactgattaaaaaaaatatcaaagaatGAAATAGGGACAGgcgcattatataaatataaatattaaataaaactaaggtAGTCTGTGATAATAGGAAAGTGTGCACATTTTGGTAGTCTTATATAACAGAGGTAGTCGCGAAAATAGCCGTAGTCTTGTATAACAGGAAGTACCttatttttaaccaataaTTGTGATACTACATGAATTGTTTCTTTCTATTTTCTAAACAATGTATATCATGTTataacaaactataatatggAAATTTAATGCTTTGAAATACAATAGTTGTCTTGCacttgtttttttcaattttgttcatCTGTGCttgcttaaataatttaaattaaaacacctcttgatttattcacattttttttaaacaactctTGTGAATATAAAAAGTGCAAAAAGGTTTGTTGAGTTAGTGTGAgctcatagttttaatttcagtatagctataaaaataatttcaaaatagttaatacttcataaagttttcattttatctagataaataatttctaaaaaacaaGTTTTCAATTAACTGGctattacacatatattagGTTGATTCAAGTTAATgtcatattctatattattaaaaaaaaaatatatatatataacatttcatATCTGATTTTTATATCTACCGCCTActgataattatgttatttatgttttaattatgtattaaatgtattattgctttagttatttatttcctttttatcttttttattagaaatattattgtaacattgttttttatacagtCAGTATCTATTTTAACTGTAATTTATACTTAGTAGTTTGACTTAAATTcttggttttattataaagagaaaataattttattttaatcatgtgTTTGTAGGAAGTTGATGCAGATCCAACTGGAGAAGCTGTTCAAACTACAAGACAGACTCTTACATTTTATGAAGTTGATTTTGGTTTGAATCATGTAGTTCGTAAATATAGTGAACCTTTAGAAGAACATGCTAATTCTCTTATTACTGTTCCTGGTGATAAAGATGGACCTGGTGGTGTACTGATTTGttcagaaaattatattacttataaaaatcaagGAGAACAACCAGACATACGATGTCCGATTCCACGTAGACGtgtaattagattttttttatattgtgttattctaatttaattttaatgcacTATAGGTATCTCTTGTGTGCGAGTATTTTTCCCACACCGGTCGTTAATGAgtgctataataatagatgctattcattttattggattatatttaatatgaatgtaattCCTTATCAGtactatctaataaaaattacgtaaatatcaagtttaatttaaattttttatgttatatgattataagatGACAACAAATGTTGGTTTGAAACAGGATTTAAGATAGTATGGTTGCCCGatgaatcattttaaagtgtttaCTGAAATCACTATTAAAAATAGCTGGAAAATGCACTACTAGTGTTTGAATGTAATAGTGGCTTATAGCCTATAAGCTCAATACCATGCTGGCAGGCTACTATTCTTAAATCATGATCGGTACACATTTCGCAAGCCCTAGTGTACAATATTCCAGCTGttctagttattaaatttggttGACTGTTTAAAACGTTCTTATCATAGGTTGTCGAGCAACCAAACTATCTTAAATCGTGGTTtgaaatgatattaatttaatagtgtatttacaatttttttatacagagtGTCCTGTGAAGATTTAtccattgcgatatctcctgaaataatgaagatatcataattctggttttttaataagatcaaCAGGGACTAAAATtagcaatattttatgttttaattaattttaatgttttgttaaaataatcaaataaaaaatatttttgatttaattatttaaaaaaaataaagatagccattttgaagagtatttttctgaaaatattgacgtttcaacattttaaattcattaattttctgattttagttttgtttGCCAGCTATACGAGCACATGGATCACATGTTTGATAGAATGATATTgctttaaataattcacaattaaactagaaaaaatattaaaaaaatcaggaaattaatgaaattagaatgttgaaatgtcaatattttcaaaaaaataaactcttcaaaatgattatcttcattttttttaaattaaaaaatatatttttgacttttttaccaaaacattaaatttaaatatgaaatatttgtagttatccctgtaaatcttattataaaccagatttatgatatctccattattttaggagatatcgcaatgggtaaatcctcctCTCAGGACACcctgtataatgttataatttaaataatttaatattaatattttatatttagttttaacatATTGAATTGTATTAATGCACTATAGGTATCTCTTATGTGCGAGTACTTTTCCCACATCGGTCGTAAATTGAgtgctataataatagatgATACTATTTTGttcagattttatttaatataatttctttctGTAATGTCTTACAATATTAAAgagtacattttaaacttctttacctattatataagttgaaaataaatatgcacaCTCGTCTCACATTAAGAGCATGTCTGGGCTAATTTTGCATCTGTTAAGTGAGTGCAGTCagcttcttatttattttttaaattcccaTGTCTTGCCTATTATGGTGAGTGGCGCAGtggaaaaatttgttttaaatatgtgaCTAGTCATTCTCTTTGTGTGTTGCGAGTATAggtaaatcaataaatgtaattattggcTTGATGATAATgatgttttacatttacagAACGATTTGGATGATCCCGAAAGAGGAATGATTTTAGTATGTAGTGCTACACATAAGACTAAATCTATGTTTTTCTTCTTGGTTCAGACAGAACAAGGGGATGTTTTCAAAGTGACATTAGAAACCAATGAAGAGTTTGTTACAGAAATtagaatgaaatattttgatactgtTCCAGTAGCTTCTGCCATGTGTGTTCTAAAAACTGGGTTTTTATTTGTAGCATCAGAGTTTGGTAAccagtaagtataataactaagACTTGattgataacataaaaatattaatatttttaaattatatagttacttaTATCAGATTGCCAATTTgggtgatgatgatgatgaaccAGAGTTTAGCTCAGCAATGCCTCTTGAGGAAggagatacatttttttttgctccaAGACAATTGAGAAATTTAGTATTAGTTGATGAAATGGATTCATTGTCACCTATAATGGCTTGTCAAGTTGCTGATTTAGGTAAtgatcttaaattttatacttttacttaTAATCTTAAGAGGGTGCTAAACTtgatgtgttgtctctgttttACACATGTAAAACGGCATACATTTTTGTGCGGGATATAACCACTTAGGCTAAtagtgataattaaaattaaattggtgTACAATTTAACTGAGAACATttgtgaaatattgtttttattttttctattacttcaatgaaaataaaatccttACTGTTTCAAAATCCATGTCCGgatttttgaatacatttttttgtagttccaataccaaaaaaacaaaataatatttcacagcCAAAGTTCTCCTTTTTATGTGGGGAAAATGTTGTTTCttagtaatgaataatgactAACCTTCTTGGTTCATTTttgtgcaaaatatttttcgtcatgttttatgtttgtaaGATGGAGACAGCACATGCAGGTGTAGCGTCCTCTTAGTGTGGTTGATGTTGCTAATAGACTAATATCAACTTTACTACCATAAAAAAAGTACCAACAACTTACCATTTTTAATCACTTTGGTTAAAAGTTCAATATTGGTTGGGAAATAAATTCGTTTAACTATCCTATAGCTTAGTTGTTGATTGACCAAGTTGTGTGGAAACActcgatacatttttataattgaataaatatttatactaaaataaagtctatttttcaatattcatataagACCCTACTACTTTGaaaatgatgataaaaattacacgaCATGGCTGAATGTAACAATGATGCCTGTGTTAATCTGCGGATCtgatttactaaatttaaatagaaattaaacaGGTTACCAACAACTTACCATTTTTAATCACTTTGGTTAAAAGTTCAATATTGGTTGGGAAATAAATTCGTTTAACTATCCTATAGCTTAGTTGTTGATTGACCAAGTTGTGTGGAAACActcgatacatttttataattgaataaatatttatactaaaataaagtcTATTTTTCAATGTTCATATAAGACCCTACTACTTTGaaaatgatgataaaaattacacgaCATGGCTGAATGTAACAATGATGTCTGTGTTAATCTGCGGATCtgatttactaaatttaaatagaaattgaACAGGTTACCAACAACTTACCATTTTTAATCACTTTGGTTAAAAGTTCAATATTGGTTGGGAAATAAATTCGTTTAACTATCCTATAGCTTAGTTGTTGATTGACCAAGTTGTGTGGAAACActcgatacatttttataattgaataaatatttatactaaaataaagtcTATTTTTCAATGTTCATATAAGACCCTACTACTTTGaaaatgatgataaaaattacacgaCATGGCTGAATGTAACAATGATGTCTGTGTTAATCTGCGGATCtgatttactaaatttaaatagaaattgaACAGGTTACCAACAACTTACCATTTTTAATCACTTTGGTTAAAAGTTCAATATTGGTTGGGAAATAAATTCGTTTAACTATCCTATAGCTTAGTTGTTGATTGACCAAGTTGTGTGGAAACActcgatacatttttataattgaataagtatttatactaaaataaagtctatttttcaatattcatataagACCCTACTACTTTGaaaatgatgataaaaattacacgaCATGGCTGAATGTAACAATGATGCCTGTGTTAATCTGCGGATCTGATTtaagattttcaattaaaattagaaattaaacaGGTTACCAACAACTTACCATTTTTAATCACTTTGGTTAAAAGTTCAATATTGGTTGGGAAATAAATTCGTTTAACTATCCTATAGCTTAGTTGTTGATTGACCAAGTTGTGTGGAAACActcgatacatttttataattgaataagtatttatactaaaataaagtctatttttcaatattcatataagACCCTACTACTTTGaaaatgatgataaaaattacacgaCATGGCTGAATGTAACAATGATGCCTGTGTTAATCTGCGGATCTGATTtaagattttcaattaaaattagaaattaaacaGGTTACCAACAACTTACCATTTTTAATCACTTTGGTTAAAAGTTCAATATTGGTTGGGAAATAAATTCGTTTAACTATCCTATAGCTTAGTTGTTGATTGACCAAGTTGTGTGGAAACActcgatacatttttataattgaataagtatttatactaaaataaagtctatttttcaatattcatataagACCCTACTACTTTGaaaatgatgataaaaattacacgaCATGGCTGAATGTAACAATGATGCCTGTGTTAATCTGCGGATCTGATTtaagattttcaattaaaattagaaattaaacaGGTTACCAACAACTTACCATTTTTAATCACTTTGGTTAAAAGTTCAATATTGGTTGGGAAATAAATTCGTTTAACTATCCTATAGCTTAGTTGTTGATTGACCAAGTTGTGTGGAAACActcgatacatttttataattgaataagtatttatactaaaattaagtctatttttcaatattcatataagACCCTACTACTTTGaaaatgatgataaaaattacacgaCATGGCTGAATGTAATAATGATGCCTGTGTTAATCTGCGGATCTGATTtaagattttcaattaaaattaattagaaattgaACAGGTTACCAACAACTAGTATTTTTgatcattttgttttaaaacttgAAAGTTGTGTTTGTttcaaataggtacttattgcatttattaatttttattttagctgcCGAAGATACCCCACAATTATATATGGCTTGTGGTCGAGGTTCAAGATCTACCTTAAGAGTTTTAAGGCACGGTCTTGAAGTTTCTGAAATGGCAGTTTCTGAACTACCCGGAAGTCCAAATGCAGTATGGACAGTGAAAAGAAGAGCAGATGGTaagattttttacataaaatagtatacagaACTTTggatattagtatttatttttagttttatattttataatatttgagaaacttgcatagtttttatatttaagttctaGGATTCACCAAtacctactttatttatttaatctttcTTATCAATATTTAGGAAGGTACTTAggttattaataagttatctTAAAACCGTCCACtcttaaattgtttgaatattcTTATGAAATCTTAAAATCCAATCGTATATTAATGCGCTGGtgaatagattataaaatctatCAAACATCAGTTCGTTTATTTTTCAGGTATTGAATCACCGTAGTGGCTCTGAATCAAATAGGTGAGTTTAGAGTTGGACGGGATTGATTGAAGAAatccatttataaaataagaacacTTCCTCAGccgaaataattaaagaaaaacgggtttcttaatttatgttgtaagataaaatattaactgacAAGAAAATActggtgtataatattttcactgtTTCAGCATCTTGATGTAAATGGGATGAGTCCTAATATTGGACattccaacaataaacaatcaaCTAGTTGTCTACTATTGATCACAACATAGTTTaacttattttgataaaatacaacatGAAGCAtccaaatgtttttttgtattgattgATTctgagtttttaataatttattgataaactcTTTCTGTTATATTTCTGTTATATCAACTTTTTTCAATACTAGCCATCTTCATtttgtttcttaaaaaatcatagttgaactattttaaattttgttttcctTTTTGATccaagatttaattattttttccatcTACAGAACTttgaatcaatattttatgataattttcttttgttttcaTTCTTTCAGAAAATTTTGATGCCTATATCATTGTGTCTTTCTCAAATGCCACTCTAGTATTGTCTATTGGAGAAACTGTGGAAGAAGTTTCCGATTCAGGTTTCTTAGGAACTACGCCAACACTATCTTGTTCTCCATTAGGTGATGATGCTGTTGTACAAATTTATCCTAATGGTGTGCGCCACATTCGTTCTGATAAAAGAATGCATGACTGGAAAGCTCCTGAAAAGAAGAAGATTGTTAAGTGTGCTGCTAATCAACGACAAGTTGTAATTGCCCTTGGTGGTGGTGAacttgtatattttgaaatggaTCCGGTAAATAAAACACCTTATATTGTCAAATGAAAACAgtatacattacaataataatatttttaataccataatataaaaatattttattaatatgcccaaattaattgtaagaagaaaattattgtttatataattttatactcagTTATGCtgcaaaaatgtatagatattacaatattatttagtttattattttagatcattctgggtattatatatttattattattaacttattgcatcattaatattatgaaatattaaatttaatgaaatatttcaagtaaattattataaaagatgctaaaaaaaaaaaataacaaacatgtCGCCTTCTAAAAGCCAATATACATGCTCATTGAAGTGAACCATGTTTGTACATTTAGCatacaatcaaaaatttaaaatttaataatttaattcaaacaacGTGAGATTATGcacattttacttttgaattattttaaattaaataattacaataatttataaaattgatgctagataaaattctaaaatagcaAACATGTCGCCTTCTAAAAGCCGATACATGCTCATTGAAGTGAACCATGTTTACAcagttttcataatatgttatttaatttggtttttaaatatttatgtgtatataattaaagtaattatttatgatttttaactttagaCTGGACATTTAAATGAACATAAGGATCGTAAAGAAATGAATTCTGATGTTCTTTGTATGGCATTAGCAAATGCTCCTTCTGGGGAACAGATGTCACGCTTTTTAGCTGTTGGGTTGACTGATGAAACAGTCCGTATCATTTCTTTAGATACTACTGTAagtgttaatttgttattgtatgtttctaatattctaatattataaataaatcttttatttaaaggATTGTttagtacaattaaaaatgcaagCGATACCAGCTATGCCAGAATCATTATGTATTGTAGAAATGGGTGCTAGTGACGGTGGTTCTTCGGATGAACCAGGAATGAATTCACTATCAATGCTGTATTTGAATATTGGTTTACAAAATGGTGTATTACTACGTACAGTTCTGGATGGTGTTACTGGAGAAATGGCTGATACACGTGCACGTTATTTAGGAGGCAAACctgtaaaactttttaaaatcagaACCCGGGGAAATGAAGCTGTAAGTTGTTTAGTATACTTTTAACAagctatgatataatatgtgttgctTTACTCatgtatgcattttatttttttgtaggtaCTTGCCATGTCAAGTAGATCATGGCTTAGTTATTACTACCAAAATCGTTTTCACCTAACTCCGTTGTCATATGAAAGTTTAGAATATGCATCTGGTTTCTCTTCTGAACAGTGTCCTGAAGGTATAGTTGCTATTTCTGGTAATACCTTGCGCATTTTGGCCCTTGAAAAATTGGGAGCTGTATTCAACCAAGTTTCATTTCCTGTTGAATATACACCCAGAAAATTTGTTATCCACCCTGATTCTGCTCATTTAATTGTGGTGGAAACTGAACACAATGCATACACCGAGCAAACCAAAAAACAGAGGCGAATACAAATGGCAGAAGAAATGCAAGAAGCCGCTGGAGAGGAAGAACAAGAATTAGCTAAGGAAATGGCTGAAGCTTTTTTGAATGAAGATTTaccagaaaatatttttggtgcTCCCAAAGCTGGTCCTGGAATGTGGGCATCATTAGTCAGATTGTTTAATCCAGTTCAAGGTATAACAGAAGCTGTTTATAGGTTCCCTCAAAATGAAGCTGTTATGaggtttgtattttattgtgatgtgttacatatttatgtttatttttgttgattgttttaatttgacttattattttacagtgtTGCTCTTGTACGTTTTTCGAGTTATCCAGATTCACAGTTTGTTCTTTTTGGTGTTGCAAATGAACTTCATCTGAACCCAAGACATGTTACTTGTGGATATATCTACACTTATAAGTAAGTTAAGcgcaaactattttataactaaatgaattatctcactACCCTgactatctaaaaaataatactcacattcttagttaatatttatttttacattgtatattatgtaatgttttagAGTTAACCCTACATGCACTTCTTTGGAATTAGTTCATAAGACTACAGTTGATAATGTACCAACTGCAATATGTGGATTCCAGGGACGTGTTATAATTGGTATTGGTCGAATTTTACGACTTTATGacattggtaaaaaaaaactgttacggaaatgtgaaaataaagtaagtaaatatttataaatcattatactattgatttaatgattattaaattattactatattacagCAAATTCCATTATTAATAGTTGGAATCCGTGTTATGGGCTGTAGAATATATGTGAGTGACGTGCAAGAAAGTGTGTATATGGTACGATATAAGCGTAATGAAAatcagttaattatttttgctgATGATACACAACCTAGATATATTACTGCAATGGAAATACTTGATTATAATACAGTTGCTACAGCTGACAAATGTGGAAATATTTCAGTGGtatgtaataatgatttaaaactatGTATCGGCcccttttaaaatgtaattaaataaaatagctatTGAAATTAATCCATATTGATTGtttgtacttaaaatgtaaaagaaaaaataatcatttaagatttaatgattttaggtTCGGTTAGCATCATCAATATCAGATGAAGTTGATGATGATCCAACAGGTAATAAAAGCCTGTGGGATCGTGGTTTACTTAATGGAGCTTCTCAAAAAGCTGATTTTATTGTGAATTTCCATATTGGAGAAATTTGTACTTCAATACAAGTAAGTcatgcatgtattttttttaaaaataaaccataatattttttgtgtactattttgtttatatttttatttattattaacttttgtaaatgttaaaaaaaattgtctgaaATGATGTTAATATCTCGCACACGTTAgacttatgaatttaatatgattaatttttattataactgatcagacaaattataaaaaatgtaatagtgtATATCAATGGTTATGTatctataattgttaattgatccaaataatgtaaaaataaaaaaaaaacatgatttttttaaatttagtattaaatactattatcattatacattatctgatataatagttatatcttAAATGAtttccatttattttactgacaAGTTCTTAAAGGACCATCCAactcaaaaatttttttttggcttgaattatagtacatactacgatgaaaaaaaatgataccaCTAAAATAAGTTTGTGACCATCCGTTTGCTATAGTTATggtgaatttgaattttgtgaTGTCACGCACTATGTAAAAATTCACCGTAACTAATAAATGAATTTTAGTTGTATCATTATCTTAATTAGATtctattctatttattatggtaataaaataattattgaattttttatttggatgatcgtttaattacatttaaaatctacttaccaaatgatttatt includes the following:
- the LOC113555062 gene encoding splicing factor 3B subunit 3-like isoform X2, with product MYLYNMTLQRGSGITHAIHGNFSGGKVQEILVSRGKSLELMRPDTNTGKVHTLLTVEVFGIIRALMSFRQSGGTKDYIVVGSDSGRIVILEYLPSKNVLDKVHQETFGKSGCRRIVPGQYLAIDPKGRAIMIGAVEKQKLVYIPNRDAEARLTISSPLEANKSNTLVYHMVGIDVAFDNPIFACLEIDYEEVDADPTGEAVQTTRQTLTFYEVDFGLNHVVRKYSEPLEEHANSLITVPGDKDGPGGVLICSENYITYKNQGEQPDIRCPIPRRRNDLDDPERGMILVCSATHKTKSMFFFLVQTEQGDVFKVTLETNEEFVTEIRMKYFDTVPVASAMCVLKTGFLFVASEFGNHYLYQIANLGDDDDEPEFSSAMPLEEGDTFFFAPRQLRNLVLVDEMDSLSPIMACQVADLAAEDTPQLYMACGRGSRSTLRVLRHGLEVSEMAVSELPGSPNAVWTVKRRADGIESP
- the LOC113555062 gene encoding splicing factor 3B subunit 3-like isoform X1; translation: MYLYNMTLQRGSGITHAIHGNFSGGKVQEILVSRGKSLELMRPDTNTGKVHTLLTVEVFGIIRALMSFRQSGGTKDYIVVGSDSGRIVILEYLPSKNVLDKVHQETFGKSGCRRIVPGQYLAIDPKGRAIMIGAVEKQKLVYIPNRDAEARLTISSPLEANKSNTLVYHMVGIDVAFDNPIFACLEIDYEEVDADPTGEAVQTTRQTLTFYEVDFGLNHVVRKYSEPLEEHANSLITVPGDKDGPGGVLICSENYITYKNQGEQPDIRCPIPRRRNDLDDPERGMILVCSATHKTKSMFFFLVQTEQGDVFKVTLETNEEFVTEIRMKYFDTVPVASAMCVLKTGFLFVASEFGNHYLYQIANLGDDDDEPEFSSAMPLEEGDTFFFAPRQLRNLVLVDEMDSLSPIMACQVADLAAEDTPQLYMACGRGSRSTLRVLRHGLEVSEMAVSELPGSPNAVWTVKRRADENFDAYIIVSFSNATLVLSIGETVEEVSDSGFLGTTPTLSCSPLGDDAVVQIYPNGVRHIRSDKRMHDWKAPEKKKIVKCAANQRQVVIALGGGELVYFEMDPTGHLNEHKDRKEMNSDVLCMALANAPSGEQMSRFLAVGLTDETVRIISLDTTDCLVQLKMQAIPAMPESLCIVEMGASDGGSSDEPGMNSLSMLYLNIGLQNGVLLRTVLDGVTGEMADTRARYLGGKPVKLFKIRTRGNEAVLAMSSRSWLSYYYQNRFHLTPLSYESLEYASGFSSEQCPEGIVAISGNTLRILALEKLGAVFNQVSFPVEYTPRKFVIHPDSAHLIVVETEHNAYTEQTKKQRRIQMAEEMQEAAGEEEQELAKEMAEAFLNEDLPENIFGAPKAGPGMWASLVRLFNPVQGITEAVYRFPQNEAVMSVALVRFSSYPDSQFVLFGVANELHLNPRHVTCGYIYTYKVNPTCTSLELVHKTTVDNVPTAICGFQGRVIIGIGRILRLYDIGKKKLLRKCENKQIPLLIVGIRVMGCRIYVSDVQESVYMVRYKRNENQLIIFADDTQPRYITAMEILDYNTVATADKCGNISVVRLASSISDEVDDDPTGNKSLWDRGLLNGASQKADFIVNFHIGEICTSIQKATLIPGGSESLVYATVTGTIGVLVPFTAHEEQDFFQHLEMHMRSENPPLCGRDHLSYRSYYFPVKNVCDGDLCEQYNSIDIAKQKSIAADLDKTPAEVSKRLEDIRTRYAF